The genomic interval CGCAGCCGGACGTGAACACCACCGTCAGCCTGATCGCGCGCGGTCCCGGGCTGGACGGGGAGATTGACCCCGGCGCCCAGGTCGCCGTGACGCGCGAGTTCCGGGCGGGCGAGGCGCGGCTCACCGCGGGCGCGGGCGTCCATGCGAGCCGCGAGGACCTCACGGTCGGGGCCCGGCTCCAGGTCGAGGACCTCACCGGGCCGAACACGCTGGGCGCCGACCTGCTCGTCGCGGTCGCGGCGGGCGGCACCCGCGCCCGGCTGGAGGCGGGCGGCGTGACCTTCGGCACCCGCTGGAGTGCCCTCGCCACCCACGAGACCGAGGGGTACGCCGGGGTGGACGCCACCGGCACCTCCGGCCAGAGCGCCGCCTTGGCCGCCGCCCGGCCGCTCACGAAAACCTTCGGGGTCGGGGCGAGCCTGCGCTACCTGCGGGACGCGAGCGGCACGGGGCTGCGCGCCGGGCTCGACGCCATCTACACCCCCTCGGACGCGCAGGCCTACACGCTCGGCGTCTTCACGGGCACGGGCACCTTGGCGGGCACGGGGCTCAGCGCAGGCGCCCGCCTGACCCGGGGCCCCTGGACGGCGCAGCTCGCCGCCCAGCAGGCCTTTGACACCGGCAACGGCCAGTACAGCGCCGCGCTGCTGCGCCGCCTGCCGCTTCCCGCGCCGGTCGCCACGGCGGGCACCGAACTCGCCGCCGGGGTGCGCCTCTCGGCCCGGCGCCAGGACGGCGACTTCTCCGTGAGCACCGCCGCCGTGCTCACCGGGCGCAGCGGCCCCTACACCGCCAGCCTGGAGTACGCCCTGCCCACCACCCCGGCCGCTGAGGGCGAGGCGCGCGGCAGCGTGCAGGCGACCTGGACCCTGCGCCCCGGCGTGAACCTCGGCGCGCAACTGGGGGCCGGGCCCACCGGGCAGCAGGCCAGCCTGGACGCCCGGGTGAACACGGACCGCACCGTCGCCACGGCGGGCGTGGACCTCGGGCGCAACGTGCAAAGCGGGGAGGGCCGCCTGGCGGGCGCGCTGCGCTTCTCGGTCAGCCACACCCTGCGGGCCGGGGACCGCCCGGTGGGCGTCACCGCCGATGGCCTGAGCGTGTTCGGCGCGGGCGGGGGCGGGCACCGGTACGGCGCCGGGTTCACCTACCGCGGCGAGGAGGTCCAGGTCGCCGCCTACGCCCGCCTGCGCGCCGGGACCCTGACGAGCACCGGGGAGGGCACCGAGCTGATGGCCGAGGTCAGCGCCACCCGCAACCGGGTCCGGGCCCAGGACCGCGTGCAGCTCGCCCTGCGGGCCGTGCCGGGTGACGCGGACGGCCTCGCGGCCCAGGCGGTCCTCGCCACCCGCTACTGGCTGAACGACCGCTTGGGCGTGGGGGCCGCCTACCGGGGGCTGTTCCAGCCGTCGCTGGGCCGCGGCGAGCACGCCTTCGGGGTGGAGGGGACCTACCGCGTGATGCCGGAGGCAGCCCTGACCCTCGGGTACAACTTCGGCGGCTTCACGCCGATCACCGCCGAGCCGACCAAGGCCGGAGCCTACCTGCGACTTGAATTCATGATCGACGAACTGACCGGAGACCGCCGATGAAGCGAATGTTCCTGCGGCTGCTGAGCCTGGCCGCGTGCGTGTCGGGAGGGGGGCTGGCGGCGAGCGGGTGCACGAGCGTGTATGCCCTGACCTCCACGGGCATCAACTGGGTCGACGCGGTGTCGGGCGTGGTGTCGGGCACGTACAATACCAACTTCACCGCCATCAACGGCGCGGCCCTCAATCCGGTGACAGGGCAACTGTTTTTCATCGACCGCAGCACCGCGACGACGAACACGCTCTACCGCTACAACCCGCAGACGCCCACGGTCGCTCCCGTCCAGATCGCGGCGATTGCGATTCCCACCCGCACGGGGGGCCCGGCGAGTCCCGTGAACGTTGGGGCGAGCTTCGACAACTCCACCGGAACGCCGAAACTATTCCTGCTTTACAACAACTACGTGCTGCAAGAAGTTAACCCGTCTACCGGCGCGGTCGTACGCAATATCGACATCAACCTCGGGGGTGGTCCGACGAACACGACGGGCGCGAACACCAACGGCGACATCGTGTTTGTCGGGAGCACACTCTACGCCCTACTTGACGGCACCCAGAACAATACGCCTGGCATGTTCTACGCTAACTTCGGCACGGTGCCCGCCACCGGCACGACCGCCTTGACGAGTACTTCCGCCGTGCGAATCACCTCGGGCGGAACGAACGTAGCCACCGGCACCTACAACGGCATCTCCTATGACCCGGTGACGGCGCGCACGGTATTGAGTGCGGGCGGCGCCAGCGGCGGCACCGTCTTGCTGAACACGGGCAGCGGAGCCGTCACTGCGCTCAGCACCACCGCGAACCTCACCGACATGACCGACTGCGGCAACACGCCGGACCCGCCTACCATTGCCAAGAGCTTCAATTCCGCCACCGTGTTGGTTAACCAGAACAGCCGCGTCACCCTGACCTTCGGCAACACCAATCCCACCCCCTTCTATCTGCGCAGTGCCGTCACGGACACTCTGCCCAACGGAGTCGTCGTCGCCAGCACGCCCAACGCCTCGACCACCTGCCTATCGAGCACGGGGGGAGTGGCAAGCTTCACGGCGGCGGCGGGCAGCGGCAGCGTGACCCTGGCGTCGGGTACCAGCATCCCCGGCGGCGGCTGTACATTGAGCTTCGACGTGACCGCTAACACGACCGGCAGCAAGGTGAACACCATCCTGGCGGGAAACGTGCTGAGCACGGCGGGCACCAACGCTGCTGCGGGCACCGCCACCCTGACCGTCAACGCTCCCGTCACCGGCACTATCAGGAAGGATCAGCGCAACGTCACCCAGGGCGGCACCTTGAACACCACCGCCGTGAACGCCAGGCCGGGCGAGACGGTCGAATACTGCCTGACCGCCGCCCACGCGGGGAGCGGCTACGCCGACGCTACGGTCGCCACCTTGCGAGACGTCATCCCCTCCCCGCTCGTTCCCCTGACGAACAGCTACGGCACCGGCCAGGACGTCCGGATCACCCGCAACGCGGGCACGACGTACACCTACGCCACCCTCGCCAGCGACACCGACACCGCGACCTACACCTCCGGCACCCGGACCCTCGCCGTGAATATCCTGCCCTTCACGGCCGGGACCACGGTCGAGGCGTGCTTTCAGGCCAGGGTTCCCTGACCACGAGGGGCCTGCCGGGGGAGTCGGGGTGCAGGCCCCGGTTCCCCAGGCCCTTTTCTCCCGCCGACCCGCCCAGGTCAGGACCCGGCCGCCGGGTCAGATGGCGCGCATGACGCCGATCTCCTTCACCGCCCGGACGCCTTCGAGGGCCCGCACGCGTTCGAGCCCTTCGGGGTCCACCTCGGCCCTCACCAGGCCGAAGCGCCGCAGGTGCCGGGCGTCGATCTGCCTGGCCCCCGCCGCCTCCAGCGTGCGGATGAGCCCCTCCTCGCCCGCCGGGTCACTCGTGGCCTCCCGCGTCAGCGTGATGTGCACAGGCGTCATGTCGGACCTCCTGGGTCCAGTGTACGCACCCTGGCCCCCCGTGCCGTGAGCCTGACCCGTCAGGGCGCCTGCACGACCCCCGCGCCCCCGTCCTCGCGGGACAGGGTGGGGACCGGGCGGGCCGTCCTCACCAGGCGGTCCCAGAGGGCCCGGCCCGTCAGCCCCGGGTCGCCCTGGGCGTGCAGGGCCGCCACCCCCGCCACGTGCGGGGTCGCCATGCTCGTGCCGCTGACGCGCCGGTACCCCTGCCCCCGCCACGCGGAGAGGATGCCGACCCCAGGAGCGGCGAGGTCCACCGCGCCGATGCCGTCCACGTCGCCGCAGGAGAAGCCCGCCACCCGGTCGCGGCCATCCACGGCGGCGACGCCCAGGACGGACGGGCACGCGGCGGGGTGGCCGACGGGGGCGACGTGGCGGGGCCGGTCGCTCTCGTTGCCCACGGCGGCCACCAGCAGCACGCCGCGCTCGAGCAGCCGGGCCGCCACCACCTCGAAGGTCTCGTCGGCGGGCTCCCCGGCGGCGCGGGGCGAACCGAGGCTGAGCGAGATCACGTCGGCCCCCTGGTCCTCGGCCCAGGCCACGGCGTCGATGATCCCGTCGTCCGCGCCCCGCCCCTGGCGGTTCAGGGCCTTGGCGACGAGCAGCGTCACGTCCGGGGCGACCCCGTAGCGCACCCCCACCCCCGGGGACGCGCGGCCCGCGACCACCCCCGCGCAGTGCGTGCCGTGCCCGTGGCCGTCGTCCGCCGTGGGCTCCTCCGGCACGAAGCTGACCGCGTTGCCCGGCAAGACCGTGAGGTCCGGGTGCGCGAGGTCCACGCCCGTGTCGATCACCGCGACCTTGACCCCGGCGCCGGTCGGGCCGCCCTCCCTCACGCCGATCTGGATCAGGGCCGTCTCGGTCGCCTGTTCCCGCGGCCCGGGTTCGGCGACCTCGGGCGGGTCGGGCAGGGCGCGGGTCCTGTTCGGCGTGACGGAGAGCACGGCCTCGCTCGCGCGCAGGGCCCCGGCCTGTTCGGGGGTCAGCGCGGCGGTGGCGACGCCAAGCGTGGTGTACACGCGCACGTGTACGTCGTTCACGGGGCTGAGCACCGTGCGGGTGGCGCGCACCTGCACGTCGGGCACGGGCGGCACGCCCAGCACGCGGACGAGCAACTCGACGTTCTCGGGCACGGTGTCGCGGAAGACGATGACGTGGGTGGGCTGTTCACGCAACAGGGGGTCCATGTCAGGAAAGGGTACCCGGAGAGGGGCGGATGAGCCCCGTGTCCGCCCGCGCAGGCCACCCCCGTGAGTGACAGCGCGGGGCGCGGCGGCCCGGGAGCGTGGCGACGTGGGACACCTTTGGGCCGTTCGGAGGCCCGGGCTCGTCCTGAAAGCCCACTTCCGGCCGTTTCGTGATGGGACACCTTTGGGCTGTTTTTGAAAAACACCGTCTGAGACGATCTACGACGGTGGGATACTTTTGGGCCGACAGGATGGGATACCTTTGGGCCGAGTTACCTCTTTTTAACGTTCTGGCGCGTAAAAACCTTTTCTTGGGACTTCCAGAGTCACATTTGGGACAGCTTTGGGCCGCACCCCCTGAAAAAAGGGGATACCTTTGGGCCGTTTTGGAGGAAACCGCTCGTCCAGTCCGCCAGATGCGACTCGCTCTGTTGTTTTCTCTTATCCTTCCAGGCAGGGAAACAACCTGCATGGACCGGAAAAAACCCCTACGACCTCTCCTCCTCACCGGGCGCAACCTGGACCGCCTGGGTTTTTTCAGCATCCAGACGCACCTTCTGTTGGAGCCCGTGACGCCCCGGGCACCGGCCAGGAGAGGCCAGCCGTGACCCCGGGTGACCTCAAGCTGCTGGTGAATATCAACGCCCGCCGGGGCCGGGAGTCGGTGAGACCGGCGGTGGAGGCCCTGGCCGCCGCCGGGCTGCGGGTCACGGCGCTGGTGGTCAGCGACCCCCGGGCGGCGGAAGACCTCCTGCGCGCCGAGGTCGAGCGTGGCGCCCCCTGGGTGGTCGTGGGGGGCGGCGACGGCACGCTCTCGCACGCGGCGAACCTCCTGGCGGGGACGGACACGGCCCTGGGCGTGTTGCCGCTCGGCACCGGGAACACCTTCGCGCGCAGCGTGGGCGTGCCCCTCGACCTCGCCGGGGCCGCGCGGGTGGTCGCGCAGGGGCAGACGACGGCGGTCGATGTCGGGCGGGTCAACGGGCGGGTGTTTCTCAACAGCGTGGCGCTCGGGCTCTCGGCGCAGATCGCCCGCAGCCTGGACGGCGACCTCAAGCGCCGCCTGGGCCTGCTGGCCTGGCCCGCCGTGGGGGCGCGGGTGCTGGCGCGCCACCACGCACTCGACCTCACCCTCACCTACGCCGGGGGCACCCTGCGGCTGCACACCCACCAACTGCTCGTGGCGAACGGGCGGTACGTGGCCGGGCCCCTGCGCGCGGCGCCGGACGCCTCGGTGGCGGACCGGCAGCTCGACGTGCTCGTCTTCGGCAAGGGGCGGCTCGCCAGCCTGCTGCGGGCGGGCGTCGGCTGGACGCTCGGCGACCCGGCCCTGCGCTTTTCCACGGACGACCTGCGCGTGCGGACGCGGCGCGGCCGGGAATGGATCAGCGTGGACGGCGACGTGACGCTCGCCACCGCCCTGCACCTGCGGGTCGAGGCCGGGGCCCTGCGGGTGCGGGTCCCCAGGGGCTTCGACGCCCGGCGGGTCTGAGGCCGACCGGCCCGGAGTCCGGACCCTCCGGATGACCCCGCGGAGGTCGTCCACGGGTCGGAGCCTTCCCTGCCCGTGGTCCGTCGGTCACCGCGCCCGACGTGCCCGCGCACCTGGGCCACGAGGGGCCGTCCTTCCGGGAGGCGCCGGGCGCGGCCGACCCGACCTCACCGGGGCGGGAGGTGGTACAGCTCGATCCCGAGCGCGCTGCGGGCCGGAAATCCCTTCCAGTACGTGTCGTCCTGCTTCGGCGTGCCGTCGGGGTTGCGGCTGTACTTCCCGTCCCCGGCGACGGGCGTGGGCACGTTCAGGTACGCGGCGGCCCCGGCGTCTCCCTTGAGGCGGCTGTTCAGGAAGGCCGTCACGAAGTGCGCGTTGAGGTCTTGCAGGCGCTCCATGTCCCAGGCGGGCTCGGCGTAGTGGGCGTACTCCTCGGGGCTTTTCAGGCTCGCCGCCGGGGGCGGGTTGGGCGCGACGTTGTGGCGGGCGTTCTGGTAGACGAGCATGAAACGGTCGGCGTTCACCGCGTTCTCGAAAAGCGACTTCACCCCGCCCGCGTAGCCCGACACGTCGTCGTGGTCGCCCACGATGAACAGGGTCGGCACCCGCAGGCCGCCCAGCCCGGCGGCGTCCCAGAAGCCGAAGCTGGCCGCGTTGTTGATCCCCGCCGCGCGCGCGGCAGCGTCCCCGCCCCAGGGCGCGAAGGCCACGACTGCCTTGAGGCGCGGATCGACCCGGTAGGCCCCCACCGCCCGGGAGGCGAGCGCCCCGCCCGGCACAAACCCGAGAACCTGGGAGGCGAAGCCCGCCCCCGCGAAGTTGAGCGCCCCGTAGCCCCCCATGCTGTAGCCCACCACCGCCGTGTTGTTCGCGTCCACCAGCCCGCGCAGGAAGCTGTTCCCCGCCGTGGAGAGGGCCGCAAGGGCGTCGAGCACCGCCTGGTCGTCGGGCGCGCGGTTGAGCAGCGTGCTGGCAAAGGCCACCTTGTCGGCGTGGGTGCTGTCGGTGTGGTCGATGGAGGCGACGACGTACCCCTTGCTCGCCAGGTTCTCGGCGAGGCGGCTCATCAGGTAGCGACTCCCTGGGTAACCGTGCGAGAAGATGACGAGCGGGTACGGACCACCCTGGGCGGTGGGCGCGGCGCCCCGCGTGGCCCGGCCCGGGAAGGTGAAGGGCACCACGGGCCGCTGCGGGTTGCCGGGCCCGCTCCCCAGCGCGTCGCGGTACTCGGTGGTCTGCGCCTGCCCGGCGGCCAGGGCGGCGGGGTACCACACCTCCACGGTGAGCGGGCGGTCGTAGCGCGGCAGGGGACTGGGCGCCGGGGACGCACCCCCTTGGGTCTGGGCCGTCGCCCGCGCGATGTCCGGCACGTCCCGCCGCACGAGCGTCAGGGTCCGCACCCCCACCGCGTGCGGGCCGCGCGCACTCAGCTCGGGCGCGTCCGGGCGGGGGCCGCCGGGGGCAACCGGGCCGGAGGCGGTGGGCGCGGCGGACTGGGCCAGGGCCCCGCCGCCCAGGGCGAGCAGCGAGGACAGGGCCAGCAGACAGGAACGCGGGGACAAGGCGGGCATGGGTGGACCTCCGGGAGGGGCGAGGGGAGGAGCGGGCCGGGGCGGGCCGACTCGGCCGACGAGGCCAGCGGGACTCGGCCGCCGGTCTGCGGGTGGGTTGCAGGTGCCCGGGCAGCATACACCGGCCCTGGGGCGACCCGGGAACTTCGTCGGCCCGGCCCGGGTACGATCACCCATGTCGCCTTCCCGGGTCGCCCGCCCCCTCGCCACGCTGCTGGCCCTGGCCTCGGGGGCGTGGGCCCCCCTCGCCTGGCGGCGGGTCCGCGCCTTCACCCCGCTGCTGCCCGGCGACGCGCCCGGCGAGGTCAGCGTCATCATCCCCGCCCGCGACGAGGCCGGAAACATCGGCCCCTGCGCGCGGGGCTGGCTGGCCCAGACCCACCCGCCGCAGGAGGTCATCGTGGTGGACGACGGCTCGGCGGACGGCACCGCCGAGGAGGCCCGGGGCGTGCCTGGCGCCCGCCTGCGCGTCCTGTCGGCGCCCCCGCTGCCGCCGGGGTGGGCGGGCAAGGTCCACGCCCTGCACGTCGGGGCTCAGGAGGCGCGGGGCGAGTGGCTGCTCTTCACCGACGCCGACATGCGCGCCCGGCCGCCGCTGCTGGCCCGCGCCCTGGCGACGGCGCGGCACCACGGGTTCGATCTCGTCACCTGCTCGGGCACCCAGGCCCGCCCCACCCTGGCCTGGCGGATGCTGTGGCCGGTCGGCGGCCTGCTGGTGATGGCGGCCAGCGCCCCCGACGGGCGGGCGCGGTACGCGCTGGGCGTCGGGCATTTCCTGCTGGTGCGCCGCGCGGCCTTCGAGGCGGTGGGCGGCTGGGCCAGCCTGCGGGCCTCGGTGGGCGAGGACGTGGACTTCGCCACCCGCCTGCGCGACCACGGCTCCCGGGTCGCCGCCGTGGAGGGGGAGGGGCTGCTCCACACCGCCAGCCTGGCGAACGCCCCCGAACTGCTGGCGAGCTTTCGCAAGAGCTTCTACGGCTCGGCCATCGTGAGCACCCCGCAACTGCTGACGGGCGGGCTGTGGCTGCTCGCCCTCGGGGGCCTGCCGCCCGTGCTGGCCGCCCTCGGCCTGCGGCGGCGGGACCGCGCCCTGACCGCCTGGGCACTCGCGGCCTGGGGCCTCCAGGCCCTGGGGCGCCGGCTCTTCGACCACCGCCTGGGGGTGCCCGCCGCCTACGCGCTCACCGCCCCGCCCGCCTGGGCCGCCTACGGGGGAATGCTGCTCGACGCCGGGTTGCGCCGGGTCACCCGCCGCCCCGCCCTCTGGAAGGGCCGCGACCGGCCCGCGGGCTGAACGTTCGCGGGTACGGGGCCGCCCGACCCCCCGTACCCGCGAACGTTCAGCCCGGTCCGGAGACGGTGGGTGCTCCCGGGCGTGCTCGCCCTGCTGGGCGCCCTTTCCCTCGCCCACGCCCCCTGCGCCGGCAGCTTGTCCCGCGCCGGGGTGGGGTGGTGCCCGGCGGCGGGGACGGCGCCCATGCCCGTCGCCTGCGTGCCCCGCCCATAGGGGGGCAGGCGGGCCGAAGGGGGCGGCGCTATCCTGGGGCGTGCCCGTCACCGCCCTGTACAACTGGTTTAACGCGCACGACACCGAGCGGCGTTACCTCAGCGAGGCGACCGGGGCGGAGGGCGACCGCCGCGATCCCTACGAGCGCGACCGGGCGCGCATCATCCACTCCAGCGCCTTTCGCCGCCTCCAGGGCAAGAGCCAGATTTTCGCGGCGGGGTGGTCGGGCTTCTTGCGCACCCGGGTCACGCACGCGATGGAGGTCGCGCAGATCGCCCGCGCCATCGCCACCAACCACGGCCTGCCGGGCGGGCTCGCCGAGGCGGCGGCGCTCGCGCACGACCTCGGGCACCCCCCCTTCGGGCACAACGGGGAGGAGGCCCTGAACGCCTGCATGCGCCCCTACGGCGGCTTCGAAGGCAACGCGCAGACCTACCGCATCCTGACCCGGCTCGAACCCCTCACCACCCGGCACCCGGGCGTGAACGTCACGCGGGCGACGCTGCTGGGCGTGCTGAAGTACCCCGGCGGGCGCGGCGGGGTGCCCGCGATGTATGAGGACGACGCCCGGCTCGACGGCGGCTGGCTGTACGGGGAGACGGCGCTCGGCGACGACCACCTCCCGCGCAGCGTGATCTGCCAGATCATGGACTGGGCGGACGACATCGCCTACAGCCTGCACGACCTGGAGGACGGCATCCGCAGCGGCCTGCTCTCGCACCACGCGCTCGTGACGGGCGAGGCGGTCTGCCGGGTGACCGAGCGGGCGCGGCGGGCCCACGGGGAACTCGACGAGGCGTTCGTGGGGCCGGTACTGCGCCTTTTGCACGCCCGGCTCGACGACGGGGCGAGCATCGCGCCCGCCACCGCCCGGGTGCGCGAGGTGGAGGCGGCGTATGTGAACCGCTTCGTGACGGCCACCCGGATCGAGGCGCACGGCACGCCGCACAGCGCCTTCGACCTCACGCTCGCGCTGCCGCCGGAGGTGCGGCTGGAGTGCGCGGTCCTCAAGGCGATCACGCAAGAACTCATCTTGCGCGACCAGCGCACCGGGGTCTACGCCCGGCAGGCCACCGGCACGGTCACCGACCTCTTCGGCCTGCTGCTGGAGACGGCGGTGGGTGACCTCGACGACGTGCGCGCGGCCGTGCTGCCCCGCGAGGTGCGCGCGAGCCTGCTGCACAGCGCCTCGGAAGCGGCCCGCGCCCGGATCGTGTGCGACTTCATCGCCGACATGACGGACGCGCAGGCCACCCAGTACCACCAGCGCCTCTTCGGCGCCCCGCAGAGTTCGCCCTTCGCGCCGCTGTAGGACCGGGCGCAACCTGCCGCGCTTTCCAACCCAGGTCCCTGAAAGGTCGGCGGGAGGCTGCTAGGGTGGGGCCGCCTTGACCCGCCGTGCGAAGACCCCCTCCACCCCCGCGTCCGCCCCCCCCGAGCCCGTCACCTTCGTCGTCCCCGCCCTGGTGACGTGGGGGCGCAGCGGCGGGCGGCCCGACCCCACCGCGCCGCGCCGGGCGAAGCTGGTGGGCTACTACACCCGGGGCGCGACCCCCAACCACACGCGGCTGCGCGAGTACCTGGCCTGGAAGGATCACGTCCGCGCCCACGCGCCCCCCGCCCTGCGGCGGCTGCGCCCGGTGGACGAGGCGAGCCGGGTGAGGCTCGACGTGGTGTGCTACTTCGCCAACCGCACCCACGCCGACCCGGAGAACGTGAGAAAGGCGCTGGTGGACGCCCTGTTCCCGGGAGGCGACAAGTGGGTCTACGGCGCCCACGACCACCCGCGCTACGACGCCGCGCGTCCCCGCGTGGAGGTGACCGTCACCCTCTTCGCGGGGGCCGCAGCGGTCAAGGCCCGACCGTCCCCTTCCGCGCCAGAGGCCGCCCCGGTCCCGCCGAAAAAGGAAACGCCACCCCGCCCGGTCACACCGGCCGTGACGGCACGCCAGGGGAAAACCGCCCAGCCGCCGAAGAAGACCCCGCCAACACCCTCCGGCCGTGCGGACACGGGGCGCGGGACGCAGAAGGGCGCCGGGAAGAAGACCCCGGCCCCCCCCCGGCGCCCGGGGCTGTGGGAGACCCTGGAGGCGTGGGCCGCCCGCCTGAGCGGCCAGCCGGAGAGGGAAACCGGACGACCGGGCACGCGCCGCAAGTAGGGAGGGCCCTCTTCGCGCATTCAAACCTGATTCCAACCTCCTCCCCGCTACGCTGGGGGCAGTTCCCCGAGCCCAGGAGGAAGGCATGAGCGTCGCCGACCACACCCCGCTGACCCAGGACCGACCTCCCGGCCGACGTCCGAACCGTTCCCGTCACGCGCGGGCTCGGGGCTAGGGGACGGGCGAGTGGGGGCCTTTCTCCCGACGCGCCGGGGGCAGCCGCCGTGGCCCCGGGTCCCACGGTGTGTACACGGGGAGGCGGGGGCCAGGTGCTCCCGCCTTCTCGTCGGTCGGCGAGGACGCAGGCGGGGCGACCCCCCTCCCCCCATCCGATGGGGTCAGGCGGGGCGGCCTCCCTGTCCGAAGACGTCTTGCAGGAAGGCGAGTTTCTCGAGGTCGTGGTGGCCCTGGCCGCCCTCGTGGCGGTTGAAGGGGAACTCGACGATGCGTTTCTCACCCGCGTAGTGGTTGTAGGCGGCGTAGACGGTGCTCGGCGGGCACACGTCGTCCATCAGGGCCACGCTGAACAGGGCCCGGGCCCGGGCGCGCGCCGCGAAGTGCATCCCGTCGAGGTGCGCGAGGGTGCGCCTGACCTCGGGGAGGGCGTCCCGGTGGACGCGCAGGTAGCCCGCGACCTCGGCATAGGGCGGGGAGTCGGTGAGGCGAATCGCCCGCTCGAAATGGCACAGGAAGGGCACGTCGGGCAGGCACGCGGCGACCCCCGGGACCAGCCCGGCGGCGACGAGGGCGAGGCCGCCACCCTGGCTGGTCCCGGTGACGGCCACGCACGAGGGGTCAATCCCGGGGTGGGCCAGGGCGGTCTCCACGGCGCGCACGGCGTCGGTGTAGAGCCGGCGGTAATAGGAGGTGTGGGGGTCGCGGATGCCCTGGGTCAGGAAACCCGGAGAGTGGGGCTCGCCGCCCGCCCCGGGGTCGGGGGTGTCGCCCCGGCGCCAGCCGCCGCCCTGGCCGCGCGTGTCCATGACGAGGTGGGCGTACCCCGCCGAGGCGTAGAGCAGCCACTCATGCGCCGAGCCCCGCCCGCCCCCGTACCCCAGGAACTCGACCACGCACGGCACCCGGTCCTCGCGCCGCCGGGGCAGGACCAGCCAGGCCCGGACGGGCGAGCCCCCCGCCCCGCCGAACGTCACGTCGAACGCCTCGACGGTGGCGAGGGGCACGTCCGCCGCCTCGAAGCGTGGCCCGGGCGCCGCGGCGCGGGCCTCCTCCAGCGTCCGGGTCCAGAAGGCGCCGAACCCGGGCGGCTCCTCGCGCTCGGGGCAGTAGGTGCGCAGTTCGCTTTCGGGCAGGTCGAAGAGGGCCACGCCCCCCATTTTGCCCGGTGGCGCCGGGGCCGGGCCCGCGGTACCCTCCCCCGGAGATGTGAGACGTGAGAAACCTCCTAGCATTTCATGAACCTTCACGGGAAGATAAGCCATGACCCATCGCCCGCTCTTCTCCAGCCCCCGGCCGACGTCGAGCGGCCGCGTCATGGTGACCGTGCTCGTGACCGCAGGGGTGCTGTACGTGCTGTCGCCGGCGGCCCGCCCGGGCGTGTGCGCGGCGGTGCCTGTGCTGCTCGCCATGCTGCCCGCCGCGCTGGCCGGGGCCGTGTGCCGGGTAGCCCTCGACCTGCTGGAGGGGCCGCGCGGCGGCGGGGCGCGCGAGCCGTGGCCGCTTTTCCTGAGCGCCCTGCTCCTGCTCGGCGCGGTGGGCTGGATGGTGGGCAACGGCTGGCGTCTGGTGGAGACC from Deinococcus aestuarii carries:
- a CDS encoding S8 family serine peptidase; amino-acid sequence: MDPLLREQPTHVIVFRDTVPENVELLVRVLGVPPVPDVQVRATRTVLSPVNDVHVRVYTTLGVATAALTPEQAGALRASEAVLSVTPNRTRALPDPPEVAEPGPREQATETALIQIGVREGGPTGAGVKVAVIDTGVDLAHPDLTVLPGNAVSFVPEEPTADDGHGHGTHCAGVVAGRASPGVGVRYGVAPDVTLLVAKALNRQGRGADDGIIDAVAWAEDQGADVISLSLGSPRAAGEPADETFEVVAARLLERGVLLVAAVGNESDRPRHVAPVGHPAACPSVLGVAAVDGRDRVAGFSCGDVDGIGAVDLAAPGVGILSAWRGQGYRRVSGTSMATPHVAGVAALHAQGDPGLTGRALWDRLVRTARPVPTLSREDGGAGVVQAP
- a CDS encoding diacylglycerol/lipid kinase family protein, with amino-acid sequence MTPGDLKLLVNINARRGRESVRPAVEALAAAGLRVTALVVSDPRAAEDLLRAEVERGAPWVVVGGGDGTLSHAANLLAGTDTALGVLPLGTGNTFARSVGVPLDLAGAARVVAQGQTTAVDVGRVNGRVFLNSVALGLSAQIARSLDGDLKRRLGLLAWPAVGARVLARHHALDLTLTYAGGTLRLHTHQLLVANGRYVAGPLRAAPDASVADRQLDVLVFGKGRLASLLRAGVGWTLGDPALRFSTDDLRVRTRRGREWISVDGDVTLATALHLRVEAGALRVRVPRGFDARRV
- a CDS encoding alpha/beta hydrolase family protein; this encodes MPALSPRSCLLALSSLLALGGGALAQSAAPTASGPVAPGGPRPDAPELSARGPHAVGVRTLTLVRRDVPDIARATAQTQGGASPAPSPLPRYDRPLTVEVWYPAALAAGQAQTTEYRDALGSGPGNPQRPVVPFTFPGRATRGAAPTAQGGPYPLVIFSHGYPGSRYLMSRLAENLASKGYVVASIDHTDSTHADKVAFASTLLNRAPDDQAVLDALAALSTAGNSFLRGLVDANNTAVVGYSMGGYGALNFAGAGFASQVLGFVPGGALASRAVGAYRVDPRLKAVVAFAPWGGDAAARAAGINNAASFGFWDAAGLGGLRVPTLFIVGDHDDVSGYAGGVKSLFENAVNADRFMLVYQNARHNVAPNPPPAASLKSPEEYAHYAEPAWDMERLQDLNAHFVTAFLNSRLKGDAGAAAYLNVPTPVAGDGKYSRNPDGTPKQDDTYWKGFPARSALGIELYHLPPR
- a CDS encoding glycosyltransferase family 2 protein, whose protein sequence is MSPSRVARPLATLLALASGAWAPLAWRRVRAFTPLLPGDAPGEVSVIIPARDEAGNIGPCARGWLAQTHPPQEVIVVDDGSADGTAEEARGVPGARLRVLSAPPLPPGWAGKVHALHVGAQEARGEWLLFTDADMRARPPLLARALATARHHGFDLVTCSGTQARPTLAWRMLWPVGGLLVMAASAPDGRARYALGVGHFLLVRRAAFEAVGGWASLRASVGEDVDFATRLRDHGSRVAAVEGEGLLHTASLANAPELLASFRKSFYGSAIVSTPQLLTGGLWLLALGGLPPVLAALGLRRRDRALTAWALAAWGLQALGRRLFDHRLGVPAAYALTAPPAWAAYGGMLLDAGLRRVTRRPALWKGRDRPAG
- the dgt gene encoding dGTP triphosphohydrolase, whose protein sequence is MPVTALYNWFNAHDTERRYLSEATGAEGDRRDPYERDRARIIHSSAFRRLQGKSQIFAAGWSGFLRTRVTHAMEVAQIARAIATNHGLPGGLAEAAALAHDLGHPPFGHNGEEALNACMRPYGGFEGNAQTYRILTRLEPLTTRHPGVNVTRATLLGVLKYPGGRGGVPAMYEDDARLDGGWLYGETALGDDHLPRSVICQIMDWADDIAYSLHDLEDGIRSGLLSHHALVTGEAVCRVTERARRAHGELDEAFVGPVLRLLHARLDDGASIAPATARVREVEAAYVNRFVTATRIEAHGTPHSAFDLTLALPPEVRLECAVLKAITQELILRDQRTGVYARQATGTVTDLFGLLLETAVGDLDDVRAAVLPREVRASLLHSASEAARARIVCDFIADMTDAQATQYHQRLFGAPQSSPFAPL
- a CDS encoding RusA family crossover junction endodeoxyribonuclease, with amino-acid sequence MTRRAKTPSTPASAPPEPVTFVVPALVTWGRSGGRPDPTAPRRAKLVGYYTRGATPNHTRLREYLAWKDHVRAHAPPALRRLRPVDEASRVRLDVVCYFANRTHADPENVRKALVDALFPGGDKWVYGAHDHPRYDAARPRVEVTVTLFAGAAAVKARPSPSAPEAAPVPPKKETPPRPVTPAVTARQGKTAQPPKKTPPTPSGRADTGRGTQKGAGKKTPAPPRRPGLWETLEAWAARLSGQPERETGRPGTRRK